In the genome of Globicephala melas chromosome 3, mGloMel1.2, whole genome shotgun sequence, one region contains:
- the RTBDN gene encoding retbindin isoform X10: MSSGWGRSCFLDLTLRCLSSALDSSPANRGCTRPRGLAWALQLTLAWILLGACGGSHPLPARSQRHHRLVTNLGTSQLHLAEMNTPEASDPGIVSGSCGELSPGCESFLGNLQVALRSRFHLLLLGVRQTQPLCSELCDAWFATCESDIICSPTWLPLLEKRGCEPGCTTYGQGSWTPPTRTQTSPLPARLLLTERNFAARFWATRYQWRILALVTASTFPPRCCRVPDTHGGPGKPLSGAPDALAPGSWTLQAAEVAVEVAAAPRGRLALNGRCTPSPHLRPRRSRHPESHPCPSLHSSFQSPILPLWGPRDSRLFRLFEK; encoded by the exons ATGAGCTCAGGTTGGGGGCGGAG CTGTTTCCTGGATTTGACCCTGAGGTGTCTCAGCAGTGCCCTAGACTCCAGTCCGGCTAACAG GGGTTGCACTCGACCCAGGGGCCTGGCCTGGGCCCTGCAACTGACCCTGGCATGGATCCTGCTGGGGGCTTGTGGAGGGAGCCACCCACTCCCAGCTAGATCCCAGAGACACCATAGGCTGGTGACCAATTTGGGCACAAGCCAGCTACACCTGGCAG AGATGAACACACCAGAGGCATCGGACCCTGGGATCGTCTCAGGGAGCTGTGGGGAGCTGAGCCCCGG GTGTGAATCCTTCCTGGGAAACCTCCAGGTTGCCCTCCGCAGTCGTTTCCACCTGCTGCTATTGGGGGTACGCCAGACACAGCCTCTCTGCTCGGAGCTCTGCGATGCCTG GTTTGCCACCTGCGAAAGTGATATCATCTGCAGCCCGACTTGGCTCCCACTCCTAGAAAAGAGGGGCTGCGAGCCTGGCTGCACCACCTATGGGCAG GGTAGCTGGACTCCACCAACTCGGACCCAAACTTCACCCCTTCCCGCCAGACTTTTGCTGACGGAGCGGAACTTTGCCGCTCGTTTCTGGGCTACGCGGTACCAGTGGCGGATCCTGGCTCTGGTCACTGCCTCAACATTTCCACCTCGGTGCTGCCGCGTCCCAGACACGCACGGAGGGCCCGGGAAACCACTTTCCGGCGCTCCCGACGCCCTCGCACCTGGATCCTGGACGCTGCAAGCAGCGGAAGTGGCAGTGGAAGTGGCAGCGGCCCCTAGGGGGCGCCTGGCCTTGAATGGAAGATgcaccccctctccccacctccggcCCCGCCGCTCAAGACACCCAGAGTCCCACCCCTGTCCCTCTCTGCATTCTAGTTTCCAGAGTCCCATCCTTCCTCTCTGGGGCCCCAGAGACTCGCGCCTCTTCAGATTATTTGAGAAATAA
- the RTBDN gene encoding retbindin isoform X2, translating to MRLFRLLVRQLRGRRGKGPDPAVAQISLNERPLGQAPWTSRPARARRLQWHNQNQDLDFPRHGARCFLDLTLRCLSSALDSSPANRGCTRPRGLAWALQLTLAWILLGACGGSHPLPARSQRHHRLVTNLGTSQLHLAEMNTPEASDPGIVSGSCGELSPGCESFLGNLQVALRSRFHLLLLGVRQTQPLCSELCDAWFATCESDIICSPTWLPLLEKRGCEPGCTTYGQGSWTPPTRTQTSPLPARLLLTERNFAARFWATRYQWRILALVTASTFPPRCCRVPDTHGGPGKPLSGAPDALAPGSWTLQAAEVAVEVAAAPRGRLALNGRCTPSPHLRPRRSRHPESHPCPSLHSSFQSPILPLWGPRDSRLFRLFEK from the exons ATGAGACTTTTCCGGTTACTGGTGCGGCAGCTGCGGGGAAGGCGAGGCAAGGGACCGGACCCGGCCGTAGCCCA GATCAGCTTGAATGAGCGGCCCCTTGGACAAGCCCCTTGGACCAGCCGGCCAGCCAGGGCCAGGCGGCTGCAATGGCACAATCAAAATCAAGACCTGGATTTTCCCCGCCACGGAGCCCG CTGTTTCCTGGATTTGACCCTGAGGTGTCTCAGCAGTGCCCTAGACTCCAGTCCGGCTAACAG GGGTTGCACTCGACCCAGGGGCCTGGCCTGGGCCCTGCAACTGACCCTGGCATGGATCCTGCTGGGGGCTTGTGGAGGGAGCCACCCACTCCCAGCTAGATCCCAGAGACACCATAGGCTGGTGACCAATTTGGGCACAAGCCAGCTACACCTGGCAG AGATGAACACACCAGAGGCATCGGACCCTGGGATCGTCTCAGGGAGCTGTGGGGAGCTGAGCCCCGG GTGTGAATCCTTCCTGGGAAACCTCCAGGTTGCCCTCCGCAGTCGTTTCCACCTGCTGCTATTGGGGGTACGCCAGACACAGCCTCTCTGCTCGGAGCTCTGCGATGCCTG GTTTGCCACCTGCGAAAGTGATATCATCTGCAGCCCGACTTGGCTCCCACTCCTAGAAAAGAGGGGCTGCGAGCCTGGCTGCACCACCTATGGGCAG GGTAGCTGGACTCCACCAACTCGGACCCAAACTTCACCCCTTCCCGCCAGACTTTTGCTGACGGAGCGGAACTTTGCCGCTCGTTTCTGGGCTACGCGGTACCAGTGGCGGATCCTGGCTCTGGTCACTGCCTCAACATTTCCACCTCGGTGCTGCCGCGTCCCAGACACGCACGGAGGGCCCGGGAAACCACTTTCCGGCGCTCCCGACGCCCTCGCACCTGGATCCTGGACGCTGCAAGCAGCGGAAGTGGCAGTGGAAGTGGCAGCGGCCCCTAGGGGGCGCCTGGCCTTGAATGGAAGATgcaccccctctccccacctccggcCCCGCCGCTCAAGACACCCAGAGTCCCACCCCTGTCCCTCTCTGCATTCTAGTTTCCAGAGTCCCATCCTTCCTCTCTGGGGCCCCAGAGACTCGCGCCTCTTCAGATTATTTGAGAAATAA
- the RTBDN gene encoding retbindin isoform X12, producing MVCRGCTRPRGLAWALQLTLAWILLGACGGSHPLPARSQRHHRLVTNLGTSQLHLAEMNTPEASDPGIVSGSCGELSPGCESFLGNLQVALRSRFHLLLLGVRQTQPLCSELCDAWFATCESDIICSPTWLPLLEKRGCEPGCTTYGQGSWTPPTRTQTSPLPARLLLTERNFAARFWATRYQWRILALVTASTFPPRCCRVPDTHGGPGKPLSGAPDALAPGSWTLQAAEVAVEVAAAPRGRLALNGRCTPSPHLRPRRSRHPESHPCPSLHSSFQSPILPLWGPRDSRLFRLFEK from the exons ATGGTCTGCAGGGGTTGCACTCGACCCAGGGGCCTGGCCTGGGCCCTGCAACTGACCCTGGCATGGATCCTGCTGGGGGCTTGTGGAGGGAGCCACCCACTCCCAGCTAGATCCCAGAGACACCATAGGCTGGTGACCAATTTGGGCACAAGCCAGCTACACCTGGCAG AGATGAACACACCAGAGGCATCGGACCCTGGGATCGTCTCAGGGAGCTGTGGGGAGCTGAGCCCCGG GTGTGAATCCTTCCTGGGAAACCTCCAGGTTGCCCTCCGCAGTCGTTTCCACCTGCTGCTATTGGGGGTACGCCAGACACAGCCTCTCTGCTCGGAGCTCTGCGATGCCTG GTTTGCCACCTGCGAAAGTGATATCATCTGCAGCCCGACTTGGCTCCCACTCCTAGAAAAGAGGGGCTGCGAGCCTGGCTGCACCACCTATGGGCAG GGTAGCTGGACTCCACCAACTCGGACCCAAACTTCACCCCTTCCCGCCAGACTTTTGCTGACGGAGCGGAACTTTGCCGCTCGTTTCTGGGCTACGCGGTACCAGTGGCGGATCCTGGCTCTGGTCACTGCCTCAACATTTCCACCTCGGTGCTGCCGCGTCCCAGACACGCACGGAGGGCCCGGGAAACCACTTTCCGGCGCTCCCGACGCCCTCGCACCTGGATCCTGGACGCTGCAAGCAGCGGAAGTGGCAGTGGAAGTGGCAGCGGCCCCTAGGGGGCGCCTGGCCTTGAATGGAAGATgcaccccctctccccacctccggcCCCGCCGCTCAAGACACCCAGAGTCCCACCCCTGTCCCTCTCTGCATTCTAGTTTCCAGAGTCCCATCCTTCCTCTCTGGGGCCCCAGAGACTCGCGCCTCTTCAGATTATTTGAGAAATAA
- the RTBDN gene encoding retbindin isoform X9 yields MKSEEGGCLDACPIRAVGRILVAEQVDMVCRGCTRPRGLAWALQLTLAWILLGACGGSHPLPARSQRHHRLVTNLGTSQLHLAEMNTPEASDPGIVSGSCGELSPGCESFLGNLQVALRSRFHLLLLGVRQTQPLCSELCDAWFATCESDIICSPTWLPLLEKRGCEPGCTTYGQGSWTPPTRTQTSPLPARLLLTERNFAARFWATRYQWRILALVTASTFPPRCCRVPDTHGGPGKPLSGAPDALAPGSWTLQAAEVAVEVAAAPRGRLALNGRCTPSPHLRPRRSRHPESHPCPSLHSSFQSPILPLWGPRDSRLFRLFEK; encoded by the exons ATGAAGAGTGAGGAGGGAGGCTGTCTAGATGCCTGTCCAATTAGGGCAGTAGGAAGAATCCTGGTGGCCGAGCAG GTGGACATGGTCTGCAGGGGTTGCACTCGACCCAGGGGCCTGGCCTGGGCCCTGCAACTGACCCTGGCATGGATCCTGCTGGGGGCTTGTGGAGGGAGCCACCCACTCCCAGCTAGATCCCAGAGACACCATAGGCTGGTGACCAATTTGGGCACAAGCCAGCTACACCTGGCAG AGATGAACACACCAGAGGCATCGGACCCTGGGATCGTCTCAGGGAGCTGTGGGGAGCTGAGCCCCGG GTGTGAATCCTTCCTGGGAAACCTCCAGGTTGCCCTCCGCAGTCGTTTCCACCTGCTGCTATTGGGGGTACGCCAGACACAGCCTCTCTGCTCGGAGCTCTGCGATGCCTG GTTTGCCACCTGCGAAAGTGATATCATCTGCAGCCCGACTTGGCTCCCACTCCTAGAAAAGAGGGGCTGCGAGCCTGGCTGCACCACCTATGGGCAG GGTAGCTGGACTCCACCAACTCGGACCCAAACTTCACCCCTTCCCGCCAGACTTTTGCTGACGGAGCGGAACTTTGCCGCTCGTTTCTGGGCTACGCGGTACCAGTGGCGGATCCTGGCTCTGGTCACTGCCTCAACATTTCCACCTCGGTGCTGCCGCGTCCCAGACACGCACGGAGGGCCCGGGAAACCACTTTCCGGCGCTCCCGACGCCCTCGCACCTGGATCCTGGACGCTGCAAGCAGCGGAAGTGGCAGTGGAAGTGGCAGCGGCCCCTAGGGGGCGCCTGGCCTTGAATGGAAGATgcaccccctctccccacctccggcCCCGCCGCTCAAGACACCCAGAGTCCCACCCCTGTCCCTCTCTGCATTCTAGTTTCCAGAGTCCCATCCTTCCTCTCTGGGGCCCCAGAGACTCGCGCCTCTTCAGATTATTTGAGAAATAA
- the RTBDN gene encoding retbindin isoform X5, producing MTRRRRHGGRISLNERPLGQAPWTSRPARARRLQWHNQNQDLDFPRHGARCFLDLTLRCLSSALDSSPANRGCTRPRGLAWALQLTLAWILLGACGGSHPLPARSQRHHRLVTNLGTSQLHLAEMNTPEASDPGIVSGSCGELSPGCESFLGNLQVALRSRFHLLLLGVRQTQPLCSELCDAWFATCESDIICSPTWLPLLEKRGCEPGCTTYGQGSWTPPTRTQTSPLPARLLLTERNFAARFWATRYQWRILALVTASTFPPRCCRVPDTHGGPGKPLSGAPDALAPGSWTLQAAEVAVEVAAAPRGRLALNGRCTPSPHLRPRRSRHPESHPCPSLHSSFQSPILPLWGPRDSRLFRLFEK from the exons ATGACCCGGCGGCGGCGACATGGTGGCAG GATCAGCTTGAATGAGCGGCCCCTTGGACAAGCCCCTTGGACCAGCCGGCCAGCCAGGGCCAGGCGGCTGCAATGGCACAATCAAAATCAAGACCTGGATTTTCCCCGCCACGGAGCCCG CTGTTTCCTGGATTTGACCCTGAGGTGTCTCAGCAGTGCCCTAGACTCCAGTCCGGCTAACAG GGGTTGCACTCGACCCAGGGGCCTGGCCTGGGCCCTGCAACTGACCCTGGCATGGATCCTGCTGGGGGCTTGTGGAGGGAGCCACCCACTCCCAGCTAGATCCCAGAGACACCATAGGCTGGTGACCAATTTGGGCACAAGCCAGCTACACCTGGCAG AGATGAACACACCAGAGGCATCGGACCCTGGGATCGTCTCAGGGAGCTGTGGGGAGCTGAGCCCCGG GTGTGAATCCTTCCTGGGAAACCTCCAGGTTGCCCTCCGCAGTCGTTTCCACCTGCTGCTATTGGGGGTACGCCAGACACAGCCTCTCTGCTCGGAGCTCTGCGATGCCTG GTTTGCCACCTGCGAAAGTGATATCATCTGCAGCCCGACTTGGCTCCCACTCCTAGAAAAGAGGGGCTGCGAGCCTGGCTGCACCACCTATGGGCAG GGTAGCTGGACTCCACCAACTCGGACCCAAACTTCACCCCTTCCCGCCAGACTTTTGCTGACGGAGCGGAACTTTGCCGCTCGTTTCTGGGCTACGCGGTACCAGTGGCGGATCCTGGCTCTGGTCACTGCCTCAACATTTCCACCTCGGTGCTGCCGCGTCCCAGACACGCACGGAGGGCCCGGGAAACCACTTTCCGGCGCTCCCGACGCCCTCGCACCTGGATCCTGGACGCTGCAAGCAGCGGAAGTGGCAGTGGAAGTGGCAGCGGCCCCTAGGGGGCGCCTGGCCTTGAATGGAAGATgcaccccctctccccacctccggcCCCGCCGCTCAAGACACCCAGAGTCCCACCCCTGTCCCTCTCTGCATTCTAGTTTCCAGAGTCCCATCCTTCCTCTCTGGGGCCCCAGAGACTCGCGCCTCTTCAGATTATTTGAGAAATAA
- the RTBDN gene encoding retbindin isoform X4, which yields MCSQRTAQRRRQWRLRISLNERPLGQAPWTSRPARARRLQWHNQNQDLDFPRHGARCFLDLTLRCLSSALDSSPANRGCTRPRGLAWALQLTLAWILLGACGGSHPLPARSQRHHRLVTNLGTSQLHLAEMNTPEASDPGIVSGSCGELSPGCESFLGNLQVALRSRFHLLLLGVRQTQPLCSELCDAWFATCESDIICSPTWLPLLEKRGCEPGCTTYGQGSWTPPTRTQTSPLPARLLLTERNFAARFWATRYQWRILALVTASTFPPRCCRVPDTHGGPGKPLSGAPDALAPGSWTLQAAEVAVEVAAAPRGRLALNGRCTPSPHLRPRRSRHPESHPCPSLHSSFQSPILPLWGPRDSRLFRLFEK from the exons ATGTGCTCCCAAAGGACTGCTCAGAGGAGGAGGCAGTGGAGGCTTCG GATCAGCTTGAATGAGCGGCCCCTTGGACAAGCCCCTTGGACCAGCCGGCCAGCCAGGGCCAGGCGGCTGCAATGGCACAATCAAAATCAAGACCTGGATTTTCCCCGCCACGGAGCCCG CTGTTTCCTGGATTTGACCCTGAGGTGTCTCAGCAGTGCCCTAGACTCCAGTCCGGCTAACAG GGGTTGCACTCGACCCAGGGGCCTGGCCTGGGCCCTGCAACTGACCCTGGCATGGATCCTGCTGGGGGCTTGTGGAGGGAGCCACCCACTCCCAGCTAGATCCCAGAGACACCATAGGCTGGTGACCAATTTGGGCACAAGCCAGCTACACCTGGCAG AGATGAACACACCAGAGGCATCGGACCCTGGGATCGTCTCAGGGAGCTGTGGGGAGCTGAGCCCCGG GTGTGAATCCTTCCTGGGAAACCTCCAGGTTGCCCTCCGCAGTCGTTTCCACCTGCTGCTATTGGGGGTACGCCAGACACAGCCTCTCTGCTCGGAGCTCTGCGATGCCTG GTTTGCCACCTGCGAAAGTGATATCATCTGCAGCCCGACTTGGCTCCCACTCCTAGAAAAGAGGGGCTGCGAGCCTGGCTGCACCACCTATGGGCAG GGTAGCTGGACTCCACCAACTCGGACCCAAACTTCACCCCTTCCCGCCAGACTTTTGCTGACGGAGCGGAACTTTGCCGCTCGTTTCTGGGCTACGCGGTACCAGTGGCGGATCCTGGCTCTGGTCACTGCCTCAACATTTCCACCTCGGTGCTGCCGCGTCCCAGACACGCACGGAGGGCCCGGGAAACCACTTTCCGGCGCTCCCGACGCCCTCGCACCTGGATCCTGGACGCTGCAAGCAGCGGAAGTGGCAGTGGAAGTGGCAGCGGCCCCTAGGGGGCGCCTGGCCTTGAATGGAAGATgcaccccctctccccacctccggcCCCGCCGCTCAAGACACCCAGAGTCCCACCCCTGTCCCTCTCTGCATTCTAGTTTCCAGAGTCCCATCCTTCCTCTCTGGGGCCCCAGAGACTCGCGCCTCTTCAGATTATTTGAGAAATAA
- the RTBDN gene encoding retbindin isoform X7 — protein sequence MRISLNERPLGQAPWTSRPARARRLQWHNQNQDLDFPRHGARCFLDLTLRCLSSALDSSPANRGCTRPRGLAWALQLTLAWILLGACGGSHPLPARSQRHHRLVTNLGTSQLHLAEMNTPEASDPGIVSGSCGELSPGCESFLGNLQVALRSRFHLLLLGVRQTQPLCSELCDAWFATCESDIICSPTWLPLLEKRGCEPGCTTYGQGSWTPPTRTQTSPLPARLLLTERNFAARFWATRYQWRILALVTASTFPPRCCRVPDTHGGPGKPLSGAPDALAPGSWTLQAAEVAVEVAAAPRGRLALNGRCTPSPHLRPRRSRHPESHPCPSLHSSFQSPILPLWGPRDSRLFRLFEK from the exons ATGAG GATCAGCTTGAATGAGCGGCCCCTTGGACAAGCCCCTTGGACCAGCCGGCCAGCCAGGGCCAGGCGGCTGCAATGGCACAATCAAAATCAAGACCTGGATTTTCCCCGCCACGGAGCCCG CTGTTTCCTGGATTTGACCCTGAGGTGTCTCAGCAGTGCCCTAGACTCCAGTCCGGCTAACAG GGGTTGCACTCGACCCAGGGGCCTGGCCTGGGCCCTGCAACTGACCCTGGCATGGATCCTGCTGGGGGCTTGTGGAGGGAGCCACCCACTCCCAGCTAGATCCCAGAGACACCATAGGCTGGTGACCAATTTGGGCACAAGCCAGCTACACCTGGCAG AGATGAACACACCAGAGGCATCGGACCCTGGGATCGTCTCAGGGAGCTGTGGGGAGCTGAGCCCCGG GTGTGAATCCTTCCTGGGAAACCTCCAGGTTGCCCTCCGCAGTCGTTTCCACCTGCTGCTATTGGGGGTACGCCAGACACAGCCTCTCTGCTCGGAGCTCTGCGATGCCTG GTTTGCCACCTGCGAAAGTGATATCATCTGCAGCCCGACTTGGCTCCCACTCCTAGAAAAGAGGGGCTGCGAGCCTGGCTGCACCACCTATGGGCAG GGTAGCTGGACTCCACCAACTCGGACCCAAACTTCACCCCTTCCCGCCAGACTTTTGCTGACGGAGCGGAACTTTGCCGCTCGTTTCTGGGCTACGCGGTACCAGTGGCGGATCCTGGCTCTGGTCACTGCCTCAACATTTCCACCTCGGTGCTGCCGCGTCCCAGACACGCACGGAGGGCCCGGGAAACCACTTTCCGGCGCTCCCGACGCCCTCGCACCTGGATCCTGGACGCTGCAAGCAGCGGAAGTGGCAGTGGAAGTGGCAGCGGCCCCTAGGGGGCGCCTGGCCTTGAATGGAAGATgcaccccctctccccacctccggcCCCGCCGCTCAAGACACCCAGAGTCCCACCCCTGTCCCTCTCTGCATTCTAGTTTCCAGAGTCCCATCCTTCCTCTCTGGGGCCCCAGAGACTCGCGCCTCTTCAGATTATTTGAGAAATAA
- the RTBDN gene encoding retbindin isoform X3 yields the protein MRLFRLLVRQLRGRRGKGPDPAVAQISLNERPLGQAPWTSRPARARRLQWHNQNQDLDFPRHGARYSRLGYNGPRRVDMVCRGCTRPRGLAWALQLTLAWILLGACGGSHPLPARSQRHHRLVTNLGTSQLHLAEMNTPEASDPGIVSGSCGELSPGCESFLGNLQVALRSRFHLLLLGVRQTQPLCSELCDAWFATCESDIICSPTWLPLLEKRGCEPGCTTYGQGSWTPPTRTQTSPLPARLLLTERNFAARFWATRYQWRILALVTASTFPPRCCRVPDTHGGPGKPLSGAPDALAPGSWTLQAAEVAVEVAAAPRGRLALNGRCTPSPHLRPRRSRHPESHPCPSLHSSFQSPILPLWGPRDSRLFRLFEK from the exons ATGAGACTTTTCCGGTTACTGGTGCGGCAGCTGCGGGGAAGGCGAGGCAAGGGACCGGACCCGGCCGTAGCCCA GATCAGCTTGAATGAGCGGCCCCTTGGACAAGCCCCTTGGACCAGCCGGCCAGCCAGGGCCAGGCGGCTGCAATGGCACAATCAAAATCAAGACCTGGATTTTCCCCGCCACGGAGCCCGGTACTCCAGACTCGGGTACAATGGGCCTAGGAGG GTGGACATGGTCTGCAGGGGTTGCACTCGACCCAGGGGCCTGGCCTGGGCCCTGCAACTGACCCTGGCATGGATCCTGCTGGGGGCTTGTGGAGGGAGCCACCCACTCCCAGCTAGATCCCAGAGACACCATAGGCTGGTGACCAATTTGGGCACAAGCCAGCTACACCTGGCAG AGATGAACACACCAGAGGCATCGGACCCTGGGATCGTCTCAGGGAGCTGTGGGGAGCTGAGCCCCGG GTGTGAATCCTTCCTGGGAAACCTCCAGGTTGCCCTCCGCAGTCGTTTCCACCTGCTGCTATTGGGGGTACGCCAGACACAGCCTCTCTGCTCGGAGCTCTGCGATGCCTG GTTTGCCACCTGCGAAAGTGATATCATCTGCAGCCCGACTTGGCTCCCACTCCTAGAAAAGAGGGGCTGCGAGCCTGGCTGCACCACCTATGGGCAG GGTAGCTGGACTCCACCAACTCGGACCCAAACTTCACCCCTTCCCGCCAGACTTTTGCTGACGGAGCGGAACTTTGCCGCTCGTTTCTGGGCTACGCGGTACCAGTGGCGGATCCTGGCTCTGGTCACTGCCTCAACATTTCCACCTCGGTGCTGCCGCGTCCCAGACACGCACGGAGGGCCCGGGAAACCACTTTCCGGCGCTCCCGACGCCCTCGCACCTGGATCCTGGACGCTGCAAGCAGCGGAAGTGGCAGTGGAAGTGGCAGCGGCCCCTAGGGGGCGCCTGGCCTTGAATGGAAGATgcaccccctctccccacctccggcCCCGCCGCTCAAGACACCCAGAGTCCCACCCCTGTCCCTCTCTGCATTCTAGTTTCCAGAGTCCCATCCTTCCTCTCTGGGGCCCCAGAGACTCGCGCCTCTTCAGATTATTTGAGAAATAA
- the RTBDN gene encoding retbindin isoform X6: MRLFRLLVRQLRGRRGKGPDPAVAQISLNERPLGQAPWTSRPARARRLQWHNQNQDLDFPRHGARYSRLGGCTRPRGLAWALQLTLAWILLGACGGSHPLPARSQRHHRLVTNLGTSQLHLAEMNTPEASDPGIVSGSCGELSPGCESFLGNLQVALRSRFHLLLLGVRQTQPLCSELCDAWFATCESDIICSPTWLPLLEKRGCEPGCTTYGQGSWTPPTRTQTSPLPARLLLTERNFAARFWATRYQWRILALVTASTFPPRCCRVPDTHGGPGKPLSGAPDALAPGSWTLQAAEVAVEVAAAPRGRLALNGRCTPSPHLRPRRSRHPESHPCPSLHSSFQSPILPLWGPRDSRLFRLFEK, encoded by the exons ATGAGACTTTTCCGGTTACTGGTGCGGCAGCTGCGGGGAAGGCGAGGCAAGGGACCGGACCCGGCCGTAGCCCA GATCAGCTTGAATGAGCGGCCCCTTGGACAAGCCCCTTGGACCAGCCGGCCAGCCAGGGCCAGGCGGCTGCAATGGCACAATCAAAATCAAGACCTGGATTTTCCCCGCCACGGAGCCCGGTACTCCAGACTCGG GGGTTGCACTCGACCCAGGGGCCTGGCCTGGGCCCTGCAACTGACCCTGGCATGGATCCTGCTGGGGGCTTGTGGAGGGAGCCACCCACTCCCAGCTAGATCCCAGAGACACCATAGGCTGGTGACCAATTTGGGCACAAGCCAGCTACACCTGGCAG AGATGAACACACCAGAGGCATCGGACCCTGGGATCGTCTCAGGGAGCTGTGGGGAGCTGAGCCCCGG GTGTGAATCCTTCCTGGGAAACCTCCAGGTTGCCCTCCGCAGTCGTTTCCACCTGCTGCTATTGGGGGTACGCCAGACACAGCCTCTCTGCTCGGAGCTCTGCGATGCCTG GTTTGCCACCTGCGAAAGTGATATCATCTGCAGCCCGACTTGGCTCCCACTCCTAGAAAAGAGGGGCTGCGAGCCTGGCTGCACCACCTATGGGCAG GGTAGCTGGACTCCACCAACTCGGACCCAAACTTCACCCCTTCCCGCCAGACTTTTGCTGACGGAGCGGAACTTTGCCGCTCGTTTCTGGGCTACGCGGTACCAGTGGCGGATCCTGGCTCTGGTCACTGCCTCAACATTTCCACCTCGGTGCTGCCGCGTCCCAGACACGCACGGAGGGCCCGGGAAACCACTTTCCGGCGCTCCCGACGCCCTCGCACCTGGATCCTGGACGCTGCAAGCAGCGGAAGTGGCAGTGGAAGTGGCAGCGGCCCCTAGGGGGCGCCTGGCCTTGAATGGAAGATgcaccccctctccccacctccggcCCCGCCGCTCAAGACACCCAGAGTCCCACCCCTGTCCCTCTCTGCATTCTAGTTTCCAGAGTCCCATCCTTCCTCTCTGGGGCCCCAGAGACTCGCGCCTCTTCAGATTATTTGAGAAATAA
- the RTBDN gene encoding retbindin isoform X1 has translation MFTTAAAPAAPRGAGPGAITLFCAPSPPAWLGTRAKTSIPAPSPSDGPGAPRVILEGSARLHPPLSDPWIPGRPLRGGVPSAAGRAATAFPLGRVPRPWERAPGPTLACFLDLTLRCLSSALDSSPANRGCTRPRGLAWALQLTLAWILLGACGGSHPLPARSQRHHRLVTNLGTSQLHLAEMNTPEASDPGIVSGSCGELSPGCESFLGNLQVALRSRFHLLLLGVRQTQPLCSELCDAWFATCESDIICSPTWLPLLEKRGCEPGCTTYGQGSWTPPTRTQTSPLPARLLLTERNFAARFWATRYQWRILALVTASTFPPRCCRVPDTHGGPGKPLSGAPDALAPGSWTLQAAEVAVEVAAAPRGRLALNGRCTPSPHLRPRRSRHPESHPCPSLHSSFQSPILPLWGPRDSRLFRLFEK, from the exons ATGTTTACCACTGCTGCGGCGCCGGCAGCCCCGAGGGGCGCGGGCCCTGGGGCAATAACTTTGTTCTGcgccccctcacccccagcctggcTGGGCACCAGGGCAAAGACCTCGatcccagccccttccccctcTGACGGGCCGGGAGCCCCTCGGGTTATCCTCGAGGGGAGCGCAAGGCTGCATCCCCCTCTGTCAGATCCCTGGATCCCCGGGCGGCCCCTGAGGGGCGGGGTCCCCAGCGCGGCGGGACGCGCGGCCACCGCGTTCCCCTTAGGTAGAGTCCCGAGGCCATGGGAGAGGGCGCCTGGGCCAACCCTGGC CTGTTTCCTGGATTTGACCCTGAGGTGTCTCAGCAGTGCCCTAGACTCCAGTCCGGCTAACAG GGGTTGCACTCGACCCAGGGGCCTGGCCTGGGCCCTGCAACTGACCCTGGCATGGATCCTGCTGGGGGCTTGTGGAGGGAGCCACCCACTCCCAGCTAGATCCCAGAGACACCATAGGCTGGTGACCAATTTGGGCACAAGCCAGCTACACCTGGCAG AGATGAACACACCAGAGGCATCGGACCCTGGGATCGTCTCAGGGAGCTGTGGGGAGCTGAGCCCCGG GTGTGAATCCTTCCTGGGAAACCTCCAGGTTGCCCTCCGCAGTCGTTTCCACCTGCTGCTATTGGGGGTACGCCAGACACAGCCTCTCTGCTCGGAGCTCTGCGATGCCTG GTTTGCCACCTGCGAAAGTGATATCATCTGCAGCCCGACTTGGCTCCCACTCCTAGAAAAGAGGGGCTGCGAGCCTGGCTGCACCACCTATGGGCAG GGTAGCTGGACTCCACCAACTCGGACCCAAACTTCACCCCTTCCCGCCAGACTTTTGCTGACGGAGCGGAACTTTGCCGCTCGTTTCTGGGCTACGCGGTACCAGTGGCGGATCCTGGCTCTGGTCACTGCCTCAACATTTCCACCTCGGTGCTGCCGCGTCCCAGACACGCACGGAGGGCCCGGGAAACCACTTTCCGGCGCTCCCGACGCCCTCGCACCTGGATCCTGGACGCTGCAAGCAGCGGAAGTGGCAGTGGAAGTGGCAGCGGCCCCTAGGGGGCGCCTGGCCTTGAATGGAAGATgcaccccctctccccacctccggcCCCGCCGCTCAAGACACCCAGAGTCCCACCCCTGTCCCTCTCTGCATTCTAGTTTCCAGAGTCCCATCCTTCCTCTCTGGGGCCCCAGAGACTCGCGCCTCTTCAGATTATTTGAGAAATAA